In one window of Mobiluncus massiliensis DNA:
- a CDS encoding tyrosine-type recombinase/integrase, producing MEELTTTDPRADFEPRTFADFGRIWLESRVDLKPTTRASYRSMLNTVNLEFGEQAPNQVSYLQVVSWVAKLAQQGVSPTGVRQAYQIVGQVLALANRLGAIESNVAAGVPLPTVCRTGRHRYLTVLQLESLALEIGWWRLTREPAGVILPGGLGQNVVFLRKKGRGGYLTRRKSRAGSIDTGLASLARSRGGQTPAPGGNQLEILVRLLGYTGLRIGEALALTPAAVDLERRVIRIERAVSEVSGRQVFGTPKNGRTRVVPIPDFLRRDLRVLTRAACGGDDFLFATKHGTPLRASNLRLHFDMAALAVGQAGLHIHDLRHTAATLAVSAGANVKAVQRMLGHSSASLTLDVYADLFEPDLGDVAGALSRMRQTTLRRAAA from the coding sequence ATGGAAGAACTGACAACCACCGACCCCCGCGCTGACTTCGAACCGCGCACTTTCGCCGATTTCGGCCGGATTTGGCTGGAAAGCCGGGTCGACCTCAAGCCGACCACACGGGCAAGTTATCGTTCGATGCTAAACACGGTCAACCTGGAATTCGGGGAACAGGCTCCGAACCAGGTCAGCTACCTGCAGGTCGTCTCCTGGGTCGCGAAGCTCGCTCAACAGGGCGTCAGCCCTACCGGGGTGCGTCAGGCTTATCAAATCGTGGGGCAGGTGCTGGCCTTGGCCAACCGGTTGGGGGCCATCGAAAGCAACGTGGCGGCCGGGGTGCCGCTGCCGACTGTGTGCCGCACCGGACGCCACCGTTACTTGACCGTGCTGCAGCTGGAATCCCTGGCTTTAGAGATTGGGTGGTGGCGGTTGACCCGCGAACCTGCGGGGGTTATTTTGCCCGGCGGTTTGGGGCAGAATGTGGTGTTTTTGCGCAAGAAGGGTCGCGGCGGGTACCTGACTCGGCGCAAGTCTCGGGCGGGGTCGATAGACACGGGGTTGGCCTCGCTGGCTCGGTCGCGCGGTGGGCAAACCCCTGCGCCGGGCGGCAACCAACTGGAAATTTTGGTGCGTTTGCTGGGGTACACCGGTTTACGTATCGGGGAAGCCCTGGCGTTGACCCCTGCTGCGGTCGACTTGGAACGCCGCGTGATTCGGATTGAACGGGCGGTGTCGGAGGTGTCGGGGCGGCAAGTATTCGGCACTCCCAAGAACGGGCGCACCCGGGTCGTGCCGATACCGGATTTCTTACGACGCGACTTGCGGGTATTGACCCGGGCGGCGTGCGGAGGCGACGATTTCCTGTTCGCCACGAAACACGGCACCCCCCTGCGGGCCTCCAACCTGCGCTTACACTTCGATATGGCGGCTCTCGCGGTCGGACAGGCCGGACTGCACATACACGACCTGCGCCACACCGCCGCCACTTTGGCCGTGTCGGCGGGAGCTAACGTGAAAGCGGTGCAGCGCATGCTGGGGCATTCCTCGGCTTCGCTGACCCTCGATGTCTATGCGGACTTATTTGAACCGGACTTGGGCGATGTCGCCGGGGCGTTGAGCCGGATGCGGCAAACGACTCTGCGCCGGGCTGCCGCCTAG
- a CDS encoding pyridoxal phosphate-dependent aminotransferase: MSKNRVSARLAAIAPSATLAVDSKAKELKAAGKPVIGFGAGEPDFPTPDYIVEAAVAACKDPANHHYTQGKGMLVTREAIAAKTLRDSGYEIDPNNVIVTNGGKQSVFQAFAATVDPGDEVLLPAPYWTTYPEAIRLAGGVPVEVFAGADRDYKVTPEDLEAKRSERTKVLLMCSPSNPTGTVYTPEELTAIGQWAVEKGVWVISDEIYEHLLYDDAKPAHILKLVPELADTCVIVNGVAKSYAMTGWRLGWMNGPTDVIKAATNFQSHLTSNVCNIAQRAAIAALNGPLDAVEQMRQAFDQRRQTIVRMLREIDGLQVPVPRGAFYVYPDVTGLFGRSLDGERIESSSQLAAMILDKAEVAVVPGEAFGPSGFIRMSYALSDADLVEGVGRVQDLLAKVK, translated from the coding sequence ATGAGTAAAAATCGTGTTTCTGCGCGCCTTGCCGCCATTGCCCCGTCCGCGACCCTCGCTGTCGATAGTAAAGCGAAAGAACTGAAAGCTGCCGGAAAGCCGGTCATCGGCTTCGGCGCTGGTGAACCGGATTTCCCGACCCCCGATTACATAGTGGAAGCCGCCGTGGCGGCCTGTAAAGACCCCGCGAACCACCACTACACCCAAGGCAAAGGGATGCTGGTCACCCGCGAAGCGATCGCCGCCAAGACCTTGCGCGACTCCGGCTACGAAATCGACCCGAACAACGTCATCGTCACCAACGGCGGGAAGCAATCCGTGTTCCAGGCTTTTGCCGCCACCGTTGACCCCGGTGACGAAGTGCTGCTGCCGGCACCCTATTGGACCACCTACCCCGAAGCGATTCGCCTAGCTGGCGGCGTTCCGGTGGAAGTTTTCGCCGGTGCTGACCGGGACTACAAAGTCACCCCGGAGGACCTGGAGGCGAAACGCAGCGAGCGGACCAAAGTTCTGCTGATGTGCTCGCCGTCCAACCCGACCGGCACGGTCTACACCCCCGAGGAGCTGACCGCCATCGGCCAGTGGGCTGTGGAAAAGGGCGTGTGGGTCATCAGCGATGAGATTTATGAACACCTGCTCTATGACGACGCTAAGCCTGCTCACATTCTGAAGCTGGTTCCGGAACTGGCGGACACCTGCGTCATTGTCAACGGCGTGGCGAAGTCCTACGCCATGACCGGGTGGCGTCTGGGCTGGATGAACGGCCCGACTGATGTCATCAAGGCCGCCACGAACTTCCAGTCCCACCTGACTTCCAACGTGTGCAACATTGCCCAGCGGGCCGCCATCGCGGCGTTGAACGGGCCGCTGGATGCGGTGGAACAGATGCGTCAAGCCTTTGACCAGCGTCGTCAGACCATCGTGCGGATGTTGCGTGAGATTGACGGTTTGCAGGTACCGGTGCCACGCGGCGCGTTCTATGTGTATCCCGACGTCACGGGGTTGTTTGGGCGTAGCTTGGATGGGGAGCGTATCGAGTCCTCCTCCCAGCTGGCGGCCATGATTTTGGACAAGGCCGAAGTTGCGGTCGTTCCCGGTGAGGCTTTCGGCCCCAGCGGCTTTATCCGCATGTCCTATGCTCTTTCCGATGCTGACCTGGTTGAAGGGGTTGGCCGGGTGCAGGATTTGCTGGCAAAAGTGAAGTAG
- a CDS encoding CapA family protein: MYRSRPSTALFLLMFLAGIVALVAVAADIGSVNQHHTPAPVTSTVPRTAEPLAPTTLTVAMTGDILSHGWVTAASRESDGQYHLEKLLAEVKPYLERADLALCHQEIPYGKPGQAPHGYPIFNAPMDWANGLVQVGYDGCSTASNHSWDQGTAGITHTLEVLQNAGLGTSGTRANAEQTPWQMYEIHKAGRAVHVAHLSFTYGLNFESVPEVDRHPYLVEINDVEQIIEYARQARQAGADIVIVSPHGGSEYVYEPQPQQRQWAQALAQSGVVDAYVGHHAHVPQRITLTPGGVHGAGMWTYFGTGNLLTSQTPDMGIGTQIESIAWLSFDITGPEKHPQVTLSQAAWVPVVLDRSRFHAVPVHDFDGGATPPGSRLDAATVQRYHEELVKVMGTEATELQSPPPAPAEPAVVTVLPR, encoded by the coding sequence GTGTACCGAAGCCGACCCAGTACCGCCCTGTTCCTGCTGATGTTCCTGGCGGGAATCGTCGCGCTGGTTGCGGTCGCGGCAGATATCGGATCCGTGAACCAACACCACACACCGGCTCCAGTGACCTCAACCGTACCCCGCACTGCTGAGCCTCTCGCCCCAACCACCCTAACTGTGGCGATGACCGGGGACATTTTGAGCCACGGTTGGGTCACGGCCGCGTCTCGAGAGTCGGACGGACAGTATCACCTAGAGAAACTGCTGGCAGAGGTGAAACCCTACCTGGAACGCGCCGACCTGGCCTTGTGCCATCAAGAAATTCCCTACGGAAAACCCGGACAAGCCCCCCACGGCTACCCGATTTTCAACGCCCCGATGGACTGGGCGAACGGCCTGGTCCAGGTCGGTTATGACGGCTGTTCCACGGCGTCGAACCACAGTTGGGACCAAGGAACTGCGGGTATCACCCACACTTTGGAAGTGCTGCAAAACGCCGGGCTGGGGACGTCCGGGACCCGCGCGAATGCCGAGCAAACCCCTTGGCAAATGTATGAAATTCACAAGGCGGGACGCGCCGTACACGTGGCGCACTTGTCTTTTACGTACGGGCTGAATTTTGAATCCGTGCCGGAAGTGGACCGCCACCCTTACCTGGTGGAAATCAACGATGTTGAGCAAATCATCGAGTATGCTCGGCAAGCCCGTCAGGCCGGGGCGGACATCGTGATTGTCAGTCCCCACGGCGGCAGCGAATACGTCTATGAACCCCAGCCCCAACAGCGGCAATGGGCACAGGCTCTGGCGCAATCCGGGGTCGTGGACGCCTATGTCGGCCACCACGCCCACGTTCCCCAGCGGATTACTCTCACGCCCGGGGGAGTGCACGGCGCCGGGATGTGGACCTATTTCGGCACCGGAAACCTGCTGACCAGCCAAACCCCCGATATGGGAATCGGCACTCAGATTGAGTCGATTGCGTGGCTGAGCTTTGATATCACCGGGCCGGAGAAACACCCGCAGGTCACTCTCAGCCAAGCGGCGTGGGTCCCGGTCGTGCTGGACCGCAGCCGATTCCACGCGGTTCCCGTTCACGATTTCGATGGCGGAGCCACCCCGCCCGGCTCGCGTCTCGATGCTGCTACCGTCCAGCGCTACCATGAGGAACTGGTGAAAGTTATGGGAACTGAGGCGACAGAGCTGCAGTCCCCGCCTCCGGCTCCGGCTGAGCCCGCTGTCGTGACGGTTTTGCCGCGTTAG
- the secE gene encoding preprotein translocase subunit SecE — MAETEGAIQPAKKAEATPSADQELGFFARIMQFFRQVVDEMKKVVYPTREELWRYFLVVIVFVAIIMTAVGLMDLGFGALTDLIFS; from the coding sequence ATGGCAGAAACCGAAGGTGCCATTCAGCCGGCGAAAAAAGCCGAAGCTACCCCTAGCGCTGATCAGGAACTTGGTTTTTTCGCGCGTATCATGCAGTTTTTCCGCCAAGTCGTGGATGAGATGAAAAAAGTTGTCTATCCCACCAGAGAAGAACTGTGGCGCTACTTCTTGGTCGTGATTGTTTTCGTGGCGATCATCATGACCGCGGTCGGGTTGATGGATTTGGGCTTCGGAGCCCTGACCGACCTTATCTTTAGCTAG